A DNA window from Pseudarthrobacter sp. W1I19 contains the following coding sequences:
- a CDS encoding response regulator transcription factor: MTINPAITVLLVDDQPLLRMGFRLILEGEEDLRIVGEASDGAEAVRLVRELTPDVVLMDVRMPVLDGIEATRAITAAGAGSRIIILTTFDVDEYAFAGLQAGASAFLLKDAAPQDLISAVRVVASGDAVVAPRVTQRLLETYVRGNTRPAPVTTAPDPLLADLTPRETEMLEAMAEGLSNAEIAHRYFLSEATVKTHVRRILTKLHLRDRVQAVVYAYETGLVVPSNPDY, translated from the coding sequence ATGACGATCAACCCGGCCATCACGGTCCTGCTGGTGGACGACCAGCCCCTGCTCCGGATGGGGTTCCGGCTCATCCTGGAAGGCGAAGAGGATCTGCGGATTGTGGGCGAAGCTTCAGACGGCGCCGAGGCCGTCCGGCTGGTCCGTGAACTCACTCCGGACGTGGTGCTGATGGACGTTCGGATGCCCGTGCTGGACGGCATTGAGGCGACACGGGCCATTACGGCCGCCGGAGCGGGCTCGAGGATCATCATCCTGACCACCTTCGACGTGGACGAGTATGCCTTTGCCGGCCTCCAGGCGGGCGCGTCCGCGTTCCTCCTGAAGGATGCGGCGCCGCAGGACCTGATTAGTGCCGTGCGGGTGGTAGCCAGCGGTGATGCAGTAGTGGCACCCAGGGTTACCCAGCGGCTGCTCGAAACGTACGTGCGCGGCAACACCAGGCCGGCGCCGGTGACAACTGCGCCGGATCCCCTCCTGGCGGACCTGACACCCCGGGAAACCGAGATGCTGGAAGCGATGGCGGAGGGACTGTCCAACGCGGAGATCGCCCACCGGTACTTCCTGTCCGAGGCGACGGTGAAGACGCACGTGCGGCGAATCCTCACCAAGCTCCATCTCCGCGACCGGGTGCAGGCAGTGGTGTATGCCTACGAGACCGGCCTGGTGGTGCCGAGCAACCCGGACTACTGA
- a CDS encoding intradiol ring-cleavage dioxygenase — MANKLPHPDHDRGLEFDLSTMMSRRSLGMFLGAGGAAAALAACTPGGSSTAASPSASSAAATASATASASASDTATPGPTLTRAIAECGVEIPKETAGPFPGDGSNGPNVLEASGVVRQDITSSFGTGTAKAEGVPLTFTLTLLDNAKGCVPLAGAAVYAWHCDREGRYSMYDSSLENENFLRGVQEADANGQLTFTSIFPGAYIGRWPHIHFEVFESMSNATAAGQVLAVSQIALTEAACEDVYATAGYESSAQNFPRTTLKSDNVFRNDGGIYQLATMTGSAAAGYTGGLNVTI, encoded by the coding sequence ATGGCAAACAAACTCCCCCATCCCGATCACGACCGCGGATTGGAGTTCGACCTGTCCACGATGATGAGCCGCCGCTCCCTGGGCATGTTCCTTGGCGCGGGCGGCGCGGCCGCAGCCTTGGCTGCGTGCACGCCAGGCGGATCAAGCACAGCCGCCAGCCCGTCGGCGTCGTCCGCTGCAGCCACTGCCAGCGCAACGGCATCCGCGTCTGCTTCGGACACCGCCACACCGGGGCCCACGTTGACCCGGGCGATCGCCGAATGCGGAGTGGAGATTCCGAAGGAAACGGCCGGCCCGTTTCCGGGGGACGGCTCGAACGGACCAAACGTCCTCGAAGCGTCGGGAGTGGTACGGCAGGACATCACCTCCAGCTTCGGCACAGGCACGGCCAAGGCCGAGGGGGTACCGCTGACCTTCACGCTGACGCTGCTGGATAACGCAAAGGGGTGTGTGCCGTTGGCCGGTGCTGCCGTCTACGCCTGGCACTGCGACAGGGAGGGGAGGTACTCGATGTACGACTCCAGCCTTGAGAACGAGAACTTCCTCCGCGGGGTCCAGGAGGCTGACGCGAACGGCCAGCTCACGTTCACGTCCATATTCCCTGGCGCGTACATTGGCCGTTGGCCCCACATCCATTTCGAAGTGTTCGAATCGATGAGCAACGCGACGGCGGCGGGCCAGGTGCTGGCCGTCTCGCAGATTGCCCTCACCGAGGCCGCATGCGAAGACGTGTACGCCACGGCAGGCTACGAGTCCAGCGCACAGAATTTTCCCAGGACCACGCTTAAGTCGGACAACGTCTTCAGGAACGACGGCGGAATCTACCAGCTGGCCACTATGACCGGTTCGGCCGCGGCCGGCTACACGGGGGGCCTGAACGTCACCATCTAG
- a CDS encoding M18 family aminopeptidase, whose amino-acid sequence MPSLSSAADHIQDLGAYVSASPSSFHAVHEAARRLVEAGFVRLDELEPWEGGAGSFCVIRDGALIAWIVPEGAGPTTGFNILGAHTDSPSFKLKPKPTTGAHGWLQAGVEVYGGPLLNSWLDRELQLAGRLMMLDGTEHLAATGPLLRFPQLAIHLDRAVNEGLTLDKQRHMNPVWGLGNPSDFDLLAVLASSVSGASVDPGRIGGYDVVIADTQAPAVFGAKREFFASGRLDNLSSTHAGLVALIAHASSASSGGPIAVLAAFDHEEIGSNSRSGACGPILEDVLVRISDGLGATVSQRRQALAASFCVSADAGHAVHPNYAERHDPTNHPVLNGGPLLKINANQRYATDAAGAALWARLCAESEVPYQEFVSNNAIPCGSTIGPLTATRLGIRTVDVGVPLLSMHSARELCGVEDPRRLAAVAELFFRTAV is encoded by the coding sequence ATGCCTTCTCTTTCCTCCGCCGCAGACCACATCCAGGACCTTGGCGCGTATGTCAGCGCGTCGCCGTCGAGCTTTCACGCTGTGCACGAAGCGGCGCGGCGTCTGGTGGAGGCCGGCTTTGTCCGGCTGGATGAACTGGAGCCCTGGGAAGGCGGCGCCGGTTCGTTTTGTGTAATCCGTGACGGTGCGCTCATCGCATGGATTGTACCTGAGGGTGCCGGCCCCACCACGGGGTTCAACATCCTGGGGGCGCACACCGATTCGCCGTCCTTCAAGCTCAAGCCAAAGCCCACCACCGGTGCACATGGCTGGCTGCAGGCGGGGGTGGAGGTGTACGGCGGGCCGCTGCTGAATTCCTGGCTGGACCGGGAACTGCAACTCGCCGGGCGGCTAATGATGCTGGACGGCACCGAGCACCTGGCTGCCACTGGACCCCTGCTGCGCTTCCCGCAGCTGGCCATCCACCTGGACCGGGCGGTGAACGAGGGACTGACGCTGGACAAGCAGCGGCACATGAACCCGGTGTGGGGACTGGGGAACCCTTCTGATTTTGACCTGCTGGCCGTGCTGGCTTCTTCCGTTTCCGGAGCCTCCGTGGATCCCGGGCGGATTGGCGGGTACGACGTCGTGATAGCGGACACGCAGGCGCCTGCGGTTTTCGGGGCGAAGCGGGAGTTTTTCGCGTCCGGGCGGCTGGATAACCTTTCGTCCACGCACGCGGGGCTGGTGGCGCTGATAGCGCACGCTTCTTCGGCTTCCTCTGGCGGCCCAATCGCCGTTCTGGCCGCCTTTGACCATGAGGAGATCGGGTCCAATTCGCGTTCGGGGGCCTGCGGGCCCATCCTCGAGGATGTCCTGGTGCGCATCTCTGACGGCCTTGGCGCCACTGTGAGCCAGCGGCGGCAGGCGCTGGCGGCGTCGTTCTGTGTTTCAGCCGATGCGGGGCACGCGGTACACCCGAACTATGCCGAGCGGCATGACCCCACGAACCACCCGGTCCTCAACGGCGGGCCGTTGCTGAAAATCAACGCGAACCAGCGGTATGCCACCGACGCGGCCGGCGCGGCCCTGTGGGCGCGGCTGTGTGCTGAGTCGGAGGTGCCGTACCAGGAGTTCGTGTCCAATAACGCGATTCCGTGCGGTTCCACCATCGGGCCGCTCACCGCTACCCGTTTGGGAATCCGCACGGTGGACGTGGGGGTGCCGCTGCTTTCCATGCACTCAGCGCGGGAGTTGTGCGGTGTGGAGGATCCGCGGCGGCTGGCTGCCGTGGCGGAGCTGTTTTTCCGGACTGCTGTGTAG
- a CDS encoding WecB/TagA/CpsF family glycosyltransferase: protein MTSALGRLPRSIHKLGMAGLVASRGAAALKGPLKRTVTLGGVRVDLMSRDDALAVIMEHAAGDAHVPLGVLSANLDHVNHFGTGSRWQGTLEIPPLHWLTLLDGAPLVAKAEELTGHRWPRLAGSDLMGQILDDAAAQGRSVGFLGGSREAQQLVAARLEAERPSLRVAGWWAPPRQVLTDSAASSELCADIRAAGVDILVVCLGKPRQELWIGQHGELTGAKVLLAFGAVIDFLAGHIRRAPARVSNLGLEWAWRLTLEPRRLAKRYVVEGPEAFLKLHRHSADSAPEATVGRTPEPASAALQGARAAANGFTPTDVHADVAALVVTYNNGADVCGLLESLRLQTGDQSIKVVVADNSPNPETLSRLREFSGVVAFATGGNLGYAGGINAAYSKAGSADAYLVLNPDLRLCPGAILALRRSMESTGAGVVVPLLRDDDGSIYPSLRREPSISRALGDAVLGSRLQGRPGWLSEMDFDAESYAHAHKVDWATGAALLIRADIAEQVGGWDESYFLYSEETDYLHRVRDLKSAVWFEPAAAMVHSRGASGSSPSLDALMGANRIRYVRKFHHGSYARAFRAAVLLSALLRAPLPAHWGILGLIARESRWADLPHAVAYPGRPERDEEEFPSGAVIIPAHNEASVLGRTLEALKAPMASGNVDVVVACNGCTDGTEAVAGSVPGVRVVHVEEASKTAALNAGDQAVNCWPRLYVDADIEVPAAALRATLEALSGDDGPLCARPAFTYDTAGASWTVRAYYRARSRLPQASASMWGAGVYGLNRKGHERLVEFPPVTADDCYIDRLFAASEKETIACQPVTVRTPRTGRALLATLKRVYRGNSELRDVPGAHAGRTVWQLAHSIKSPGSAMDAIVYAAFALAGRAAQRRKNPVWERDDSSRNYELRPRGVGCG, encoded by the coding sequence ATGACATCTGCACTTGGACGCCTGCCCCGCAGCATCCACAAACTGGGAATGGCCGGCTTGGTGGCATCGCGGGGAGCCGCAGCCCTCAAGGGCCCACTGAAACGGACCGTCACCCTCGGTGGCGTCAGGGTGGATCTGATGAGCCGGGACGACGCCTTGGCGGTCATCATGGAGCATGCCGCAGGCGACGCCCATGTCCCCTTGGGGGTGCTGTCAGCGAACCTTGACCACGTTAACCACTTCGGGACCGGCAGCCGTTGGCAAGGCACGCTTGAGATTCCGCCGCTGCACTGGCTGACCCTGCTGGACGGGGCCCCCCTTGTGGCCAAGGCGGAGGAGCTCACGGGCCATCGGTGGCCCCGCCTTGCAGGAAGTGACCTGATGGGGCAGATTCTCGACGACGCCGCGGCGCAGGGGCGGTCCGTCGGGTTCCTGGGCGGGAGCCGGGAAGCACAGCAGCTGGTTGCCGCGCGACTCGAAGCAGAGCGGCCGTCCCTTCGGGTGGCCGGGTGGTGGGCTCCGCCCCGCCAGGTGCTAACTGATTCCGCCGCCTCCTCGGAGTTGTGTGCGGACATACGTGCCGCGGGGGTGGACATCCTGGTGGTCTGCTTGGGTAAACCACGGCAGGAACTCTGGATCGGGCAGCACGGAGAGCTAACCGGTGCCAAGGTTCTGCTTGCGTTCGGCGCCGTCATCGATTTCCTCGCCGGCCACATACGGCGCGCTCCTGCCCGAGTAAGCAACTTGGGCCTTGAATGGGCATGGCGGCTGACTTTGGAGCCGCGACGGCTTGCCAAACGGTACGTCGTGGAGGGGCCGGAGGCTTTCCTGAAGCTTCACCGGCACAGTGCCGACAGTGCGCCCGAAGCTACTGTGGGCCGTACCCCTGAACCCGCTTCCGCTGCCTTGCAGGGGGCCCGCGCCGCCGCCAACGGCTTCACCCCTACGGACGTACACGCCGACGTTGCCGCGCTGGTGGTGACCTACAACAATGGCGCGGATGTGTGTGGCCTGCTGGAGAGCCTCCGGCTCCAGACCGGGGATCAGTCCATCAAGGTGGTGGTTGCGGATAACTCGCCGAACCCGGAGACACTTTCCCGCCTGAGGGAGTTTTCGGGTGTGGTCGCCTTCGCTACGGGTGGAAACCTTGGGTACGCGGGGGGAATCAATGCGGCCTACTCGAAAGCGGGAAGCGCGGACGCATACCTGGTCCTGAATCCTGATCTCAGGCTCTGCCCGGGGGCAATCCTGGCTTTGCGGAGGTCCATGGAGAGTACGGGCGCGGGAGTGGTGGTGCCGCTATTGCGTGACGATGACGGAAGCATCTACCCCTCCCTCCGCCGGGAGCCCAGCATTTCGCGTGCTCTCGGTGACGCCGTTCTCGGAAGCAGGTTACAAGGGCGTCCGGGGTGGCTTTCGGAGATGGACTTCGACGCGGAAAGCTACGCCCACGCGCACAAGGTGGACTGGGCCACGGGGGCCGCGCTGCTGATCCGCGCCGACATCGCGGAGCAGGTTGGGGGCTGGGACGAGTCCTACTTCCTGTACTCCGAAGAGACCGATTACCTGCACCGGGTCCGGGACCTCAAGTCAGCCGTTTGGTTCGAGCCCGCGGCAGCCATGGTCCATTCCCGCGGTGCGTCCGGGAGTTCGCCGTCCCTCGATGCGCTCATGGGTGCGAACAGGATCCGATATGTCCGCAAATTCCATCACGGAAGCTACGCGCGCGCTTTCCGTGCCGCCGTCCTGCTCTCTGCCCTGCTGCGGGCACCGCTGCCGGCCCATTGGGGAATCCTGGGACTCATTGCCAGGGAATCCCGCTGGGCCGACCTGCCCCACGCTGTTGCCTATCCGGGGCGCCCGGAGCGGGACGAAGAGGAATTTCCCTCCGGCGCCGTCATCATTCCGGCCCACAACGAGGCTTCGGTGCTGGGACGGACGCTGGAAGCACTCAAAGCGCCCATGGCCAGCGGGAACGTGGACGTGGTCGTTGCCTGCAACGGATGCACTGACGGGACAGAGGCCGTCGCCGGTTCCGTGCCCGGCGTCCGGGTAGTTCACGTGGAGGAGGCGTCCAAGACTGCTGCCCTCAACGCCGGCGACCAAGCCGTCAACTGCTGGCCGCGGCTATATGTTGACGCGGACATCGAGGTGCCTGCAGCGGCGCTTCGCGCAACACTGGAGGCACTTTCCGGTGATGACGGGCCCCTGTGCGCCCGGCCCGCCTTCACCTACGACACCGCTGGCGCCTCATGGACGGTTCGCGCCTACTACAGGGCACGCAGCCGTCTTCCACAGGCATCAGCGTCGATGTGGGGCGCCGGCGTCTACGGCCTGAACCGCAAGGGCCATGAACGGCTGGTTGAATTCCCGCCCGTCACCGCCGACGACTGTTACATTGACCGACTATTCGCTGCCTCCGAAAAGGAGACCATCGCCTGCCAACCGGTGACTGTTCGCACACCGCGGACCGGCAGGGCACTGCTGGCCACGCTGAAGCGCGTGTATCGCGGGAATAGCGAACTCCGCGATGTTCCAGGTGCCCACGCCGGAAGGACGGTATGGCAACTGGCACATTCAATCAAGAGCCCCGGCTCTGCGATGGATGCCATCGTGTATGCCGCCTTCGCCCTTGCCGGCCGTGCGGCCCAACGCCGAAAGAACCCCGTATGGGAGCGGGACGACAGCAGCCGCAATTATGAATTGCGGCCACGGGGAGTGGGCTGTGGCTGA